A genomic window from Pecten maximus chromosome 2, xPecMax1.1, whole genome shotgun sequence includes:
- the LOC117322185 gene encoding piggyBac transposable element-derived protein 4-like, translated as MNYPINLHKKMNPSVHNKDFDRRKVHNFRHVTQFVRISREMLWNVITNVNNMAASALTVNADTESDDEEGAGTQELDNNIGGSDLELSELDSDSDDDIPLADIIPLAGLVDRGGGDAGHAHNDRRWTADLKPIRVKDFEDIAGPTTALDAEKKELDFFHLIFPESLYDKLAQQTNTYAAKRIREKADSSWQATSPTEIKTFLGIVIFMSLLDLPTAKMYWSSDWMFQTSLPTIMTRLRFEKLAQYFHLNDSTTNPPKGSDGHDKLHHVRPVLDTIQGTIASQYTLHQDCAIDEAMIAYKGRLSFKQYMPAKPVKFGIKVWERADSTNGYVDKLQIYTGRAGNEQGKREVGLAALVVTDLTMQRHCW; from the exons ATGAATTATCCAAtaaatttacacaaaaaaatGAATCCCTCGGTTCATAACAAAGATTTTGATAGGCGAAAAGTACACAATTTTCGTCATGTGACCCAATTTGTTCGAATTTCCCGGGAAATGTTATGGAATGTCATCaccaatgtaaacaacatggcggCGAGTGCATTGACTGTGAATGCTGATACTGAATCAGACGATGAAGAAGGGGCTGGGACCCAAGAATTAGACAACAATATCGGTGGATCCGATCTGGAATTGTCTGAGCTGGACTCTGACAGTGATGATGACATTCCACTCGCCGATATCATCCCGCTAGCGGGCCTCGTAGACCGCGGAGGTGGAGATGCTGGACACGCCCACAACGATCGCCGCTGGACAGCTGATCTGAAACCTATACGTGTGAAGGATTTCGAGGATATAGCTGGCCCTACTACCGCACTGGATGCTGAGAAGAAAGAGCTGGATTTCTTTCACCTGATTTTCCCTGAATCCTTGTACGACAAGCTAGCCCAGCAGACCAACACCTATGCTGCTAAGCGGATCCGGGAAAAGGCAGACAGCTCGTGGCAGGCAACTTCGCCCACCGAGATCAAGACCTTCTTGGGGATTGTGATTTTTATGTCACTGCTGGACCTGCCAACTGCAAAGATGTACTGGTCATCTGATTGGATGTTTCAAACATCTTTGCCTACCATAATGACCAGACTCAG ATTTGAGAAACTCGCACAGTATTTTCATCTGAATGACTCCACGACAAATCCCCCCAAAGGCAGCGACGGTCACGACAAGCTCCATCATGTCAGGCCAGTCTTAGATACCATCCAAGGCACTATAGCATCCCAGTACACGTTACACCAGGACTGTGCTATAGATGAGGCTATGATTGCATACAAGGGGAGGCTTAGTTTTAAGCAATATATGCCAGCCAAGCCGGTTAAGTTTGGGATCAAGGTGTGGGAGCGGGCGGATTCCACCAATGGCTATGTCGACAAACTCCAGATTTACACCGGAAGAGCAG GAAATGAACAAGGCAAGAGAGAAGTTGGACTTGCTGCTCTAGTTGTGACCGACCTGACCATGCAGAGACATTGTTGGTAG